One region of Balaenoptera ricei isolate mBalRic1 chromosome 5, mBalRic1.hap2, whole genome shotgun sequence genomic DNA includes:
- the LOC132366318 gene encoding LOW QUALITY PROTEIN: T-complex protein 1 subunit zeta-like (The sequence of the model RefSeq protein was modified relative to this genomic sequence to represent the inferred CDS: deleted 1 base in 1 codon) codes for MAAVKTLNPKAEVARAQAALAVNISTARGLQDVLRTNLGPKGTMKMLVSGAGDIKLTKDGNVLLHEMQIQHPTASLIAKVATAQDDITGDGTTSNVLIIGELLKQADLYISEGLHPRIITEGFEAAKEKALQFLEQVKVSKEMDRETLIDVARTSLRTKVHAELADVLTEAVVDSILAIKKQDEPIDLFMVEIMKMKHKSETDTSLIRGLVLDHGARHPDMKKRVEDAYILTCNVSLEYEKTEVNSGFFYKSAEEREKLVKAERKFIEDRVKKIIDLKKKVCGDSDKGFFVINQKGIDPFSLDALAKEGIVALRRAKRRNMERLTLACGGVALNSLDDLNPDCLGHAGLVYEYTLGEEKFTFIENCNNPRSVTLLIKGPNKHTLTQIKDAIRDGLRAVKNAIDDGCVVPGAGAVEVAMAEALIKYKPSVKGRAQLGVQAFADALLIIPKVLAQNSGFDLQETLVKVKAEHSESGQLVGVDLNTGEPMVAAEVGVWDNYCVKKQLLHSCTVIATNILLVDEIMRAGMSSPKG; via the exons ATGGCGGCCGTGAAGACCCTGAATCCCAAGGCTGAGGTGGCCCGAGCCCAGGCGGCGTTGGCGGTCAACATCAGCACGGCCCGGGGGCTGCAGGACGTGCTGAGGACCAACTTGGGGCCTAAGGGCACCATGAAGATGCTTGTTTCTGGTGCTGGAGACATCAAGCTCACTAAAGATGGAAATGTGCTGCTTCATGAAATGCAAATTCAACACCCAACAGCCTCCTTAATAGCCAAAGTAGCAACAGCCCAGGATGACATAACTGGTGATGGTACCACTTCCAATGTCCTAATTATTGGAGAGCTCCTGAAGCAGGCGGATCTCTACATTTCTGAAGGTCTTCATCCCAGAATAATTACAGAAGGGTTTGAAGCTGCAAAGGAAAAGGCACTTCAGTTTTTGGAACAAGTCAAAGTAAGCAAAGAGATGGACAGGGAAACACTTATAGATGTGGCCAGAACATCTCTACGTACTAAAGTTCATGCTGAACTTGCTGATGTCTTAACAGAGGCTGTAGTGGACTCCATTTTAGCCATTAAAAAACAAGATGAACCTATTGACCTCTTCATGGTTGAGATCATGAAGATGAAACATAAATCTGAAACCGATACAAGCTTGATCAGAGGTCTTGTTTTGGACCATGGGGCACGGCATCCTGATATGAAAAAGAGAGTAGAAGATGCGTACATCCTCACATGCAACGTGTCATTAGAATATGAAAAAACAGAAGTGAATTCTGGC TTTTTTTACAAGagtgcagaggagagagagaaactagtgaaagctgaaagaaaattcattgaagacagagttaaaaaaataatagacctGAAAAAGAAAGTCTGTGGTGATTCAGAtaaaggtttttttgttattaatcaAAAGGGAATTGACCCCTTTTCCTTAGATGCTCTTGCAAAAGAAGGCATAGTAGCTCTGCGCagagctaaaaggagaaatatggAAAGGCTGACTCTTGCTTGTGGTGGGGTAGCCCTAAATTCTCTTGATGACCTAAATCCTGATTGTTTGGGACATGCAGGACTTGTCTATGAATATACATTGGGAGAAGAGAAGTTCACCTTCATTGAGAACTGTAACAATCCTCGCTCGGTCACATTATTGATCAAAGGACCAAATAAGCACACACTTACTCAGATCAAAGATGCAATAAGAGATGGCTTGAGGGCTGTTAAAAATGCTATTGATGATGGCTGTGTAGTTCCCGGTGCTGGTGCAGTGGAAGTGGCAATGGCAGAAGCCCTGATTAAATACAAGCCCAGTGTAAAGGGCAGGGCCCAACTTGGAGTTCAAGCATTTGCTGATGCATTGCTCATTATTCCCAAGGTTCTTGCTCAGAACTCTGGTTTTGACCTTCAGGAAACACTAGTTAAAGTTAAAGCAGAACATTCAGAATCAGGTCAACTTGTGGGTGTAGACTTGAACACAGGTGAGCCAATGGTAGCAGCAGAAGTAGGCGTATGGGATAACTACTGTGTAAAGAAACAGCTTCTTCATTCCTGCACTGTGATTGCCACCAACATTCTCCTGGTTGATGAGATCATGAGAGCTGGAATGTCTTCTCCAAAAGGTTGA